In Solanum pennellii chromosome 3, SPENNV200, a single window of DNA contains:
- the LOC107014008 gene encoding protein JINGUBANG-like: MMRNSRKYNNKMSMEDQSSVPRRQTFGSMLQSDPNHDEDEYVNFRTSDQSGLANYDHNHRVSGLSSDYNMMISPSPSDECYSLSTTPYVTPSIDLTSSPLSKSPWSSNVESYLYTGLIGSLVREEGHIYSLAASGDLLYTGSDSKNIRIWKNQKEFAGFKSNSGLVKAIIISGERIFTGHQDGKVRVWKVSPNDPNNYRRIGTLPTLKAYIKSSMNPNNYVEVRRNRNSVWIRHFDAISSLSMSEDQNLLYSASWDKTIKVWRASDFKCLESISAHEDAVNSVVVGFDGLVFSGSADGTVKVWRRELQGNKTKHFFSQTLLNQECAVTSLVVDPSSNFLYCGSSDGFVNFWERAKFLSHGGVLRGHKSAVLCLATAGNLVFSGSADTNICVWRREGFDHICLSVLKGHAGPVKCMAVEEDHGPTINGDRQFIVYSGSLDKSVKIWRVSPCPPHMQVQLQDQSQWGTS; the protein is encoded by the exons ATGATGAGGAATTCGAgaaaatacaacaacaaaatgtCTATGGAGGATCAAAGCAGCGTTCCTAGGAGACAAACGTTTGGTAGTATGTTACAATCCGATCCAAATCATGATGAAGATGAATATGTTAATTTTCGTACAAGTGATCAATCTGGGCTTGCAAATTATGATCATAATCATCGCGTTTCTGGATTGAGTTCAGACTATAATATGATGATCTCTCCTTCACCTTCAGATGAATGTTATTCATTATCGACTACTCCATATGTAACACCTTCTATTGACCTAACATCGTCTCCTTTATCAAAATCTCCATGGTCCTCAAATGTTGAAAGTTATCTATATACCGGCCTTATTGGCTCTCTTGTTCGTGAAGAAGGACATATATATTCATTAGCCGCTTCTGGAGACTTGTTATATACCGGATCAGATAGCAAAAATATTAGAATAtggaaaaatcaaaaagaatttGCAGGATTCAAATCAAATAGTGGATTGGTGAAGGCAATAATCATTAGTGGAGAAAGAATATTCACCGGTCATCAAGATGGAAAG GTACGAGTGTGGAAGGTTTCTCCTAACGATCCAAACAATTACAGGAGGATTGGAACGTTACCAACTTTGAAGGCATATATAAAAAGTTCAATGAATCCGAATAATTACGTGGAAGTGAGAAGAAATAGAAACTCAGTGTGGATAAGACATTTTGATGCTATTTCATCTCTTAGTATGAGTGAAGATCAAAATCTATTATATTCAGCATCTTGGGATAAAACCATAAAAGTTTGGAGAGCATCAGATTTTAAGTGTTTAGAATCAATAAGTGCACATGAAGATGCAGTAAATTCAGTAGTTGTTGGATTTGATGGATTAGTCTTTTCAGGATCAGCTGATGGAACAGTAAAAGTTTGGAGAAGAGAATTACAAGGTAATAAAACTAAGCACTTCTTTTCACAGACATTGTTGAATCAAGAATGCGCGGTAACATCTTTAGTTGTTGATCCTAGTTCAAATTTCCTCTATTGTGGTTCATCTGATGGTTTTGTAAACTTTTGGGAACGCGCCAAGTTTTTGTCACACGGAGGAGTTCTCAGAGGTCATAAATCAGCTGTTCTTTGCTTAGCTACCGCGGGGAATTTAGTATTTAGTGGATCAGCAGACACGAATATTTGTGTGTGGAGAAGAGAAGGTTTTGATCATATATGTTTATCAGTGTTGAAAGGACATGCAGGTCCTGTTAAGTGTATGGCTGTTGAAGAAGATCATGGACCAACTATTAATGGTGATCGACAATTTATCGTGTATAGTGGTAGCCTCGATAAATCAGTGAAGATTTGGAGAGTATCACCATGTCCGCCTCATATGCAAGTACAACTTCAAGATCAATCCCAATGGGGTACAAGTTAG